Genomic segment of uncultured Desulfobacter sp.:
GGGAATTGATCCATAAACCTGCGATCCAGACCGGGATGGATGAAGAATCGATACTTACGGCAAACTCAGTGGAAGAGATCGGGGCTTGGTTGATTCACAATCATCTTTATACGGATCACACGTTTTTGACCATGGCGCCCAATCCCACGGAAGTTTCCCATGACAGTATTGAAAAACTATGCCGGGCCATGCATGATTTTTTTACCCCTGAGCTATCTAAGCCGGTCAGCTTTGATGCATTGAGAGCCCGGCCATTCGTTGCAAGTTTGTTTGTTTCGCTTAATTTTTATGCGGAAAGACCCGGCGGTAAAATTTCTGATTTTACACTGATTTACCTCAATTCCTGGGACGAGATGTTTTTGCACACCGCAAGGCTTAAAACACCGGCGAATATTGACCCGGTTAAAAAATATATCTGCAAAGAGCTTGGTTTAAAACAATTACCCGAAAACACCGTTTTTCATGTCCCGCGACGGGGGATTCAATGATTCTTTAACCCTTGGCTGGATTTCTAAGGCGGGCTTAATTTTTGTTGTAAAAACTATCTACTATTTTAAGCGCCTGCTCAGGGGTATCCGCCAATGAAAACAGATCTATATCCTCAGGCGAGATTAATCCGTGTCCGGCAAGTGTATTTTTAATCCAGTCCAGCAGTCCGGCCCAGAATTTTTTGTTCATTAAGATGACAGGCATTTTTCGGATCCGCTGGGTCTGAACCAGGGTCAGGGTTTCAAACATTTCATCCATGGTGCCAAGGCCCCCGGGCATAATAATATAGGCTTGGGCGTATTTTACAAACATGACTTTGCGGATAAAAAAGTAGTTAAAGTCCATGGACCGGGTCATGTAATTATTACCCTTTTCTTCAAAGGGCAGGGCGATTCTTAGGCC
This window contains:
- a CDS encoding TIGR00730 family Rossman fold protein, with the protein product MRTPKTIQYPIDDFKSGESWRLFKIMGEFVEGIDGLHDLGPAVSIFGSARTAKGHPNYETARKTAACFAAAGYAIITGGGPGIMEAANLGATEQNGESVGLRIALPFEEKGNNYMTRSMDFNYFFIRKVMFVKYAQAYIIMPGGLGTMDEMFETLTLVQTQRIRKMPVILMNKKFWAGLLDWIKNTLAGHGLISPEDIDLFSLADTPEQALKIVDSFYNKN